In Devosia litorisediminis, one genomic interval encodes:
- a CDS encoding DUF4864 domain-containing protein, whose product MRISVALVLVLASLMPSVAQDDQVPWQSTVTGQIEAFRAEDGAAALALAGEGFREQFEGQPEAFYAAIVLSGYQPVVQSRSHSFGKFTRVSETVVAQAVLLVGPDQGLYEALYQLSNEPGEGWRVLGVALRKQPGIGI is encoded by the coding sequence ATGCGTATCTCCGTGGCTTTGGTTTTAGTGCTGGCATCGCTGATGCCCAGCGTGGCGCAAGATGACCAGGTGCCCTGGCAAAGCACGGTGACCGGCCAGATCGAGGCGTTTCGCGCCGAGGACGGTGCGGCCGCGTTGGCGCTGGCGGGTGAAGGTTTTCGGGAGCAGTTTGAAGGCCAACCAGAGGCGTTCTATGCCGCCATTGTGCTCAGCGGGTATCAGCCTGTGGTGCAGTCGCGCTCGCACAGCTTTGGCAAATTTACCCGGGTCAGTGAGACAGTGGTGGCGCAGGCGGTGCTGCTGGTCGGGCCCGATCAGGGGCTTTATGAGGCGCTCTATCAGCTGAGCAATGAGCCCGGTGAGGGCTGGCGCGTGCTTGGTGTCGCGCTGCGCAAACAGCCGGGCATCGGAATCTAG
- a CDS encoding pyridoxal phosphate-dependent aminotransferase: protein MGFLSDALARVAPSATVAISQKARTMAQEGRDIIALSAGEPDFDTPQHVRDAATAAMNAGKTRYTNVDGIPELKEAVAAKFRRDNGLDVTAADCFVSSGGKQIIFNAMLATLNPGDEVVVPVPYWVSYPEIVRLCGAEPVFAVADASTGFKLSPEALEAAITPQTKWLILNTPSNPTGAAYSAAELKALAAVLLRHPHVHILTDDIYEVLVYDGGSFATIAQVEPKLQPRTLTMNGVSKSHAMTGWRIGYCTGPKPLLAAMTKLQSQSTTNPSSISQWAAVEALNGPQGFLAEWRDVFQARRDLVVAGLNANTGLDCLTPAGAFYVFPSCQRLLGKTSAGGAVLVTDEDFVMALLEETGVALVHGTAFGLPGHFRLSYAASNAELEEAVKRIQQFCAGIH from the coding sequence ATGGGTTTCTTGTCCGACGCACTGGCACGCGTGGCGCCATCGGCAACGGTGGCGATCAGCCAGAAGGCGCGTACCATGGCTCAGGAAGGGCGCGACATCATCGCGCTCTCGGCCGGGGAGCCGGATTTCGACACGCCCCAGCATGTGCGCGATGCCGCAACGGCCGCGATGAACGCAGGCAAGACGCGCTACACCAATGTCGATGGCATCCCTGAACTCAAGGAAGCGGTTGCGGCCAAGTTCCGGCGCGATAACGGGCTTGATGTGACCGCAGCGGATTGCTTCGTGTCCTCGGGCGGCAAGCAGATCATCTTCAATGCGATGCTGGCCACGCTCAATCCGGGCGATGAGGTCGTGGTGCCGGTGCCCTATTGGGTGAGCTATCCCGAAATCGTGCGGCTATGCGGCGCCGAACCAGTGTTTGCAGTGGCGGATGCCTCGACTGGGTTCAAGCTGTCGCCTGAGGCCCTGGAGGCGGCGATCACGCCCCAGACGAAATGGCTGATCCTGAACACGCCGTCCAATCCCACCGGGGCCGCCTATAGCGCGGCGGAACTCAAGGCTTTGGCTGCGGTGCTGTTGCGGCACCCGCATGTGCATATTCTGACTGACGATATCTATGAAGTGCTGGTCTATGATGGCGGCAGTTTCGCCACCATTGCGCAGGTGGAGCCCAAGCTGCAGCCGCGCACACTGACCATGAACGGGGTCTCGAAATCACACGCCATGACCGGCTGGCGTATCGGCTATTGCACGGGGCCCAAGCCATTGCTTGCGGCCATGACCAAGCTGCAGAGCCAGTCGACCACCAATCCGAGTTCGATCTCGCAATGGGCAGCAGTGGAAGCCCTGAACGGACCGCAGGGTTTTCTGGCCGAATGGCGCGACGTGTTTCAGGCACGGCGCGATCTGGTGGTGGCCGGGCTTAACGCCAATACCGGGCTCGACTGCCTGACGCCGGCGGGCGCTTTCTATGTCTTCCCCTCGTGTCAGCGCCTTTTGGGCAAGACCAGTGCGGGTGGGGCGGTGCTGGTCACGGACGAGGATTTCGTCATGGCCCTGCTCGAAGAGACTGGCGTGGCGCTTGTGCATGGCACCGCCTTTGGCTTGCCGGGGCATTTCCGGCTGAGTTATGCCGCGAGCAATGCCGAACTGGAAGAGGCGGTCAAACGCATCCAGCAGTTCTGCGCGGGGATCCACTGA
- a CDS encoding Thivi_2564 family membrane protein, whose product MGTSVLVGILITFLVIVLILWLVQRLPIEARLRQILQIVVIVIGIISLLKYLAVF is encoded by the coding sequence GTGGGCACATCTGTTCTTGTCGGCATTCTGATCACCTTCCTGGTGATCGTTCTTATTCTCTGGCTCGTCCAGCGCCTGCCTATCGAGGCTCGCCTGCGGCAGATCCTGCAGATCGTGGTGATCGTGATCGGCATTATCTCGCTGCTCAAATATCTGGCCGTGTTCTAG
- a CDS encoding HAD family hydrolase, whose protein sequence is MARITTIALDANDTLWQNEQYFRLTEQRFADLLRDYTDAPDLNDRLIASVSRDLQHYGFGAKGYTLSMIETALKVTDHRVPGSVIAEILAAGRELLSYPVQTLPYVDAALEQVHRTHRLILVTKGDLFDQERKLAASGLADYFAAIEIVSDKSPKTYARIFAQHTEGPEHTVMVGNSLRSDILPALAAGAFAIYVPHDLTWSYERAEEPRDQPRYARIEHLGTLAETIENLQTP, encoded by the coding sequence ATGGCGCGCATTACCACCATCGCGCTCGATGCCAACGATACGCTCTGGCAGAACGAGCAGTATTTTCGGCTGACCGAACAGCGCTTTGCCGATCTGCTGCGCGACTACACCGATGCGCCTGACCTCAACGACCGCCTGATCGCCTCGGTGAGCCGCGATCTGCAGCACTACGGCTTTGGCGCCAAGGGCTATACGCTGTCCATGATCGAGACGGCGCTGAAGGTGACCGATCATCGTGTGCCCGGTTCGGTCATCGCCGAAATTCTGGCCGCGGGTCGCGAACTACTCAGCTATCCCGTTCAAACCCTGCCCTATGTCGATGCCGCGCTTGAACAGGTCCACCGCACCCACCGGCTGATCCTGGTGACCAAGGGCGATCTGTTCGATCAGGAGCGCAAGCTGGCGGCTTCCGGTCTGGCCGACTATTTCGCTGCCATCGAAATCGTCTCGGACAAGAGCCCCAAGACCTATGCGCGAATTTTTGCCCAACACACCGAGGGGCCCGAGCACACGGTCATGGTCGGCAATTCGCTGCGCTCCGACATCCTGCCCGCTCTCGCTGCGGGTGCCTTTGCCATCTATGTGCCCCATGATCTGACCTGGTCCTACGAGCGCGCGGAAGAACCGCGCGACCAGCCGCGCTACGCCCGGATCGAGCATCTCGGCACGCTTGCCGAAACCATTGAGAACCTGCAAACGCCTTAA
- a CDS encoding LysR family transcriptional regulator: MLDWDKLRIFHTAAESGSFTHAAEKLGMSQSAVSRQISALEDDLGLKLFIRHARGLVLTEVGEQLFRTAHRMHWELQQVETQMSESQDTPTGPLVVTTTVGIGSTWLSSRLDEFLKLYPLIQLEIRLNDSELDLAMREADVAIRLHRPNQSEMIQRKLFTVHNHFYASKGYIEEFGMPTSAEQLDEHRIVSFGEPVPSYLGDINFLERMGRTDSSPRRASLKVNAIYGMMQACRAGIGIAMLPDYVTEEEDGLVQVLAETELPAYEAFFVYPPALKNSKRVGVFRDFLVAKAREWSF, translated from the coding sequence ATGCTCGACTGGGACAAACTCCGGATTTTCCACACCGCCGCCGAGTCGGGCAGTTTCACGCACGCCGCTGAAAAGCTGGGCATGAGCCAGTCGGCCGTCAGCCGACAGATCTCCGCCCTGGAAGACGATCTGGGCCTCAAGCTCTTCATCCGCCATGCGCGCGGGCTGGTGCTGACCGAAGTGGGCGAGCAGCTGTTCCGCACCGCCCATCGCATGCACTGGGAACTGCAGCAGGTCGAAACCCAGATGTCCGAAAGTCAGGACACGCCCACCGGCCCGCTGGTGGTCACCACAACGGTGGGTATTGGCTCGACCTGGCTCAGCTCCCGGCTCGATGAATTCCTCAAGCTCTATCCGCTGATCCAGCTCGAAATCCGCCTCAACGATTCCGAGCTCGATCTGGCCATGCGCGAGGCCGATGTGGCCATCCGCCTGCATCGCCCCAACCAGTCCGAGATGATCCAGCGCAAGCTGTTCACCGTGCACAACCACTTCTACGCCTCCAAGGGCTATATCGAAGAGTTCGGCATGCCCACCAGCGCCGAGCAGCTCGATGAACACCGCATTGTCAGCTTTGGCGAGCCTGTGCCCTCCTATCTGGGCGACATCAACTTCCTCGAGCGCATGGGGCGCACTGATTCCAGCCCGCGCCGCGCCTCGCTCAAGGTGAACGCCATCTACGGCATGATGCAGGCCTGCCGCGCCGGCATCGGTATCGCCATGCTGCCCGACTACGTCACCGAAGAGGAAGACGGACTGGTGCAGGTGCTGGCCGAGACCGAACTGCCAGCCTATGAGGCGTTCTTCGTCTATCCCCCGGCCCTGAAGAACTCCAAGCGCGTCGGCGTCTTCCGCGACTTCCTTGTCGCCAAGGCCCGCGAGTGGAGCTTCTAG
- the trxB gene encoding thioredoxin-disulfide reductase: MHAKVVIIGSGPAGYTAAIYAARAMLEPVMIQGLQPGGQLTITTDVENYPGFADVIQGPWLMDQMKAQAEHVGTRFVSDIITHVDFDKRPFVLTGHDGEIYTADSVIIATGAQAKWLGLPSEEKFQGFGVSACATCDGFFYRNKEVLVVGGGNTAVEEALFLTNFASKVIVVHRRDEFRAERILQDRLFKNPKIEVRWNTEIAEIGGSAMPPSVNTVTLRDRTNNTTYEQPIDGIFIAIGHAPATSIFAGKLDMKPGGYLQVKPGTTETNIPGVFAAGDVTDDVYRQAVTAAGMGCMAALEAERFLAEHELAEAAE, from the coding sequence ATGCACGCCAAAGTCGTCATCATCGGGTCTGGCCCGGCTGGATACACCGCAGCAATCTATGCTGCGCGCGCCATGCTTGAGCCCGTCATGATCCAGGGCCTGCAGCCCGGTGGCCAACTGACCATCACCACCGATGTGGAAAACTATCCCGGCTTTGCCGACGTCATTCAGGGCCCCTGGTTGATGGACCAGATGAAGGCCCAGGCCGAGCATGTCGGCACGCGCTTTGTCAGCGACATCATCACCCATGTTGATTTCGACAAGCGCCCCTTCGTGCTGACCGGCCACGATGGCGAGATTTACACTGCCGACAGTGTCATCATCGCTACCGGCGCCCAGGCCAAATGGCTGGGCCTGCCCAGCGAAGAGAAATTCCAGGGCTTTGGCGTATCCGCCTGCGCCACCTGCGATGGCTTCTTTTATCGCAACAAGGAAGTGCTTGTGGTCGGCGGCGGCAATACCGCGGTCGAAGAAGCGCTGTTCCTGACCAATTTTGCCTCCAAGGTTATCGTCGTGCATCGCCGCGACGAGTTCCGTGCCGAGCGCATCCTGCAGGACCGCCTGTTCAAGAACCCCAAGATCGAAGTGCGCTGGAATACCGAGATCGCCGAAATCGGCGGTTCGGCCATGCCGCCATCGGTCAACACGGTCACTCTGCGCGATCGCACCAACAACACCACTTATGAACAGCCCATCGATGGCATTTTCATTGCCATCGGCCATGCCCCCGCGACCTCGATCTTTGCCGGCAAGCTGGACATGAAGCCCGGTGGCTATCTCCAGGTTAAGCCTGGCACCACCGAAACCAATATCCCCGGCGTCTTTGCCGCTGGCGATGTGACCGACGATGTCTATCGTCAGGCCGTCACCGCCGCAGGCATGGGCTGCATGGCCGCTCTTGAAGCGGAACGTTTTCTGGCCGAACACGAACTCGCCGAAGCGGCGGAGTAG
- the greA gene encoding transcription elongation factor GreA — protein MEKIPMTVGGQKALAAEYEHRTATERRRIVEAISEARAHGDLSENAEYHAAKEQQSLNEGRIKELETILALADIIDVSKVSGTSVKFGATVTYIDEDTEEEKTYQVVGDPEADASAGRISISSPIARAMIGKSEGDSFEVAAPGGARSFEILKIKYV, from the coding sequence ATGGAAAAGATCCCGATGACGGTTGGTGGCCAGAAAGCCCTTGCCGCCGAATATGAGCACCGCACCGCCACTGAGCGCCGTCGCATTGTCGAGGCGATCTCGGAAGCGCGCGCTCATGGCGATCTGTCCGAAAACGCCGAATACCATGCGGCCAAGGAACAGCAGAGCCTCAACGAGGGCCGCATCAAGGAACTCGAGACCATTCTGGCGCTCGCCGATATCATCGATGTGTCCAAGGTTTCAGGCACCAGCGTCAAGTTCGGCGCCACCGTGACCTATATTGATGAGGACACCGAGGAAGAGAAAACCTATCAGGTCGTCGGCGACCCCGAAGCCGACGCTTCGGCGGGCCGCATCTCGATTTCCTCGCCCATCGCCCGCGCCATGATCGGCAAGTCGGAAGGCGATTCGTTTGAAGTCGCCGCTCCCGGTGGGGCACGCAGCTTTGAAATCCTCAAGATCAAGTATGTCTGA
- a CDS encoding PQQ-dependent sugar dehydrogenase translates to MSTRAFKHHLFSQKGQIMQALVPALAISLLIVPVGAAQEVQSSAGVLSATVLSEGLDHPWALAFLPDGRLLVTERSGQLLVIDDGVISGPIAGTPDVYNQGQGGLLDVALAPDFAESGKIYLTFAEKAGDAGLQRGQGTAVMVARLVLEGDAGRLEDQQVIFRMNKFTTTNRHFGSRVVVGNDGNLFVTLGERGEQDRAQDFGDLAGGVARIGPDGSVPTDNPQLDGWAPELWSKGHRNPQGATLRADGQLFTVEHGARGGDELNNPQPGANYGWPVITYGEDYSGLPIGVGTEKEGLEQPLFYWDPSISPSGLDFYDGDLLAGWQGDLLTGGLSGQVLVRLDVEGDTIVGEERLFAGQLGRVRDVKVGPDGAIYLITDEDNGRLIRVAPSGQ, encoded by the coding sequence ATGTCCACACGCGCTTTCAAGCACCATCTCTTCTCGCAGAAAGGCCAGATCATGCAAGCCCTCGTTCCAGCCCTCGCCATTTCGCTGCTTATTGTGCCGGTTGGCGCAGCCCAGGAGGTGCAATCGAGCGCCGGAGTGCTGAGCGCCACCGTGCTCAGCGAAGGGCTGGATCACCCGTGGGCGCTGGCGTTTCTGCCCGATGGGCGCTTGTTGGTGACCGAGCGCAGCGGGCAATTGCTCGTGATCGACGATGGGGTGATCAGTGGCCCGATTGCCGGCACGCCCGATGTTTATAACCAGGGGCAGGGTGGCCTGCTCGATGTGGCGCTGGCGCCAGACTTCGCCGAGAGTGGCAAGATCTATCTCACATTTGCCGAAAAAGCCGGCGATGCGGGGCTGCAGCGCGGGCAGGGCACCGCCGTGATGGTGGCCCGGCTGGTGCTGGAGGGGGATGCCGGCCGGCTGGAGGACCAGCAGGTGATTTTCCGCATGAACAAATTTACCACCACCAACAGGCATTTCGGTTCGCGCGTTGTGGTCGGCAACGACGGCAATCTGTTCGTGACGCTGGGCGAACGCGGTGAGCAGGACCGGGCGCAGGACTTTGGCGATCTGGCCGGCGGCGTAGCGCGCATTGGTCCTGATGGTTCAGTGCCGACGGACAATCCCCAACTGGACGGCTGGGCGCCGGAGCTGTGGAGCAAGGGACACCGCAATCCGCAGGGCGCGACGCTACGCGCGGATGGTCAATTGTTCACGGTCGAGCACGGGGCACGCGGCGGTGATGAGCTCAACAACCCGCAGCCCGGCGCCAATTATGGTTGGCCGGTGATCACCTATGGCGAGGATTATTCCGGCCTGCCCATCGGGGTGGGGACCGAAAAGGAAGGGCTGGAGCAGCCATTGTTCTATTGGGACCCGTCCATTTCCCCCTCGGGGCTGGATTTCTATGACGGCGACCTGCTGGCGGGCTGGCAGGGCGACCTGCTCACTGGCGGACTGAGCGGGCAGGTGCTGGTGCGGCTTGATGTCGAGGGCGACACCATTGTGGGCGAGGAACGCCTGTTTGCCGGGCAGCTGGGCCGGGTGCGCGATGTGAAGGTGGGTCCCGATGGCGCGATCTATCTGATCACTGATGAAGATAATGGCCGGTTGATCCGGGTGGCACCAAGCGGGCAATGA
- a CDS encoding FdhF/YdeP family oxidoreductase, translated as MSETSPIVGGGPKKVLYTLATIGRMGVGKAAKALTAKNACKACAYGMGGQRGGMTNELDEFPSVCNKSVQAQSTDIQPAIPDAIFAHSLADLQELTGKEMEHLGRLGTPLFKAEGADRFTPVDWDFAIARAAQKLAAADPQRSFFYSSGRSSNEAGFLFQLLARAYGTNNVNNCSYYCHQATSEGLATTIGKGTSSVELEDLTGADLIFVIGANPSSNHPRFIHMLKNCRERGGQVIVINPAKEPGLVKFAVPKSPSSMLKGGSEIASDYVQPRIGSDIALMKGIAKAVLELGLEDRDFIASHASGFEAFAADLNGLSWDGISAACGISAKEIGHIARQYGRSKHAVFAWGMGMTHHIHGVANVEAIANLAMLRGMVGKRFAGLLPLRGHSNVQGIGTIGVKPVLARDVLAKMEAAFGVGFPDERGMDTMACLKAAEAGSIDNAVIMGGNLWAATPDTAFASRAMEAIGFKLFLTTTLNRGHVHGLGDGEVLVLPVTARDEEWEPTTQESMFNYVRLSDGGIRRLENVRPESWILGALGAQLLPNSPIDFKAFSGHSKVRDAIATIVPGMEELADIDVAKREFHIKSRVMHTPEFGTVDGKAHFVVTPLPAATAAQLSLATVRSEGQFNTIIYEEKDSYRGGAGRDAVFLNADDMAGFGVREGQVVTIASDAGRMRAVARAFDLPRGSAMAYYPEANVLVGTEVDPRSKTPAFKSVSVRLELDGASA; from the coding sequence GTGAGTGAAACCAGCCCTATCGTTGGTGGTGGACCCAAAAAGGTCCTCTATACCCTGGCCACCATTGGCCGCATGGGGGTGGGCAAGGCTGCCAAGGCGTTGACCGCCAAGAATGCCTGCAAAGCCTGTGCCTATGGCATGGGCGGACAGCGTGGCGGCATGACCAATGAACTCGATGAGTTTCCTTCGGTTTGCAACAAGTCCGTCCAGGCTCAATCGACAGATATCCAGCCCGCCATTCCCGACGCGATCTTTGCGCATAGCCTGGCCGATCTGCAGGAGCTGACGGGCAAGGAAATGGAGCATCTGGGCCGGTTGGGCACGCCGCTGTTCAAGGCCGAGGGGGCTGACCGGTTCACGCCGGTGGATTGGGATTTCGCCATTGCCCGTGCGGCGCAGAAGCTGGCGGCGGCAGATCCGCAGCGCAGCTTTTTCTACTCGTCCGGGCGTTCGTCCAATGAGGCGGGTTTTCTGTTTCAATTGCTGGCGCGGGCCTATGGCACCAATAACGTCAACAACTGCTCGTATTATTGCCATCAGGCGACCAGCGAGGGGCTGGCCACAACCATTGGCAAGGGCACATCCAGCGTCGAGCTGGAGGATCTGACCGGCGCCGATCTGATCTTTGTGATCGGGGCCAATCCGTCATCGAACCATCCGCGCTTCATCCACATGCTCAAGAACTGCCGCGAGCGGGGCGGGCAGGTGATCGTGATCAACCCGGCCAAGGAGCCGGGGCTGGTCAAGTTCGCGGTGCCCAAATCGCCCAGTTCGATGCTCAAGGGCGGCAGCGAGATCGCATCGGACTATGTGCAGCCGCGGATCGGCTCGGACATCGCGCTGATGAAGGGCATTGCCAAGGCGGTGCTGGAGCTGGGGCTGGAGGACCGCGACTTTATCGCCAGCCATGCCAGCGGGTTTGAGGCGTTTGCAGCGGATCTCAATGGTCTGAGTTGGGACGGGATCAGTGCAGCGTGCGGGATCAGTGCCAAGGAGATCGGGCATATCGCGCGGCAATATGGGCGCTCCAAGCACGCGGTGTTTGCCTGGGGCATGGGGATGACCCACCACATTCATGGCGTGGCGAATGTGGAAGCCATCGCCAATCTGGCGATGCTGCGCGGCATGGTGGGCAAACGCTTTGCCGGGCTGTTGCCGCTGCGCGGGCACTCCAATGTGCAGGGGATTGGCACGATTGGCGTCAAGCCGGTGCTGGCCAGGGATGTGCTGGCCAAGATGGAGGCGGCTTTCGGCGTCGGCTTTCCCGATGAGCGCGGCATGGACACCATGGCCTGCCTCAAGGCGGCTGAGGCGGGTAGCATCGACAATGCGGTGATCATGGGTGGCAATCTGTGGGCAGCGACGCCCGATACGGCCTTTGCCAGCCGAGCCATGGAAGCCATCGGCTTCAAACTGTTTCTGACCACCACGCTCAATAGGGGGCATGTACATGGGCTGGGCGATGGTGAGGTGCTGGTGCTGCCGGTGACCGCGCGTGACGAGGAGTGGGAGCCGACCACGCAGGAGTCGATGTTCAACTATGTGCGGCTGAGCGATGGCGGGATTCGGCGGCTGGAGAATGTGCGCCCCGAGAGCTGGATATTGGGGGCGCTGGGGGCGCAACTGCTGCCCAATTCGCCGATCGATTTCAAGGCGTTCAGCGGCCACTCCAAGGTCCGCGATGCAATCGCGACCATTGTGCCGGGCATGGAAGAGCTGGCCGATATCGACGTGGCCAAGCGCGAATTCCATATCAAGAGCCGGGTGATGCACACGCCAGAATTCGGCACGGTGGACGGCAAGGCGCATTTCGTTGTGACGCCGCTGCCGGCAGCTACCGCGGCGCAACTGAGCCTGGCGACAGTGCGCAGCGAGGGGCAGTTCAACACCATTATTTATGAGGAAAAGGACAGCTATCGCGGTGGTGCGGGGCGCGATGCGGTGTTTCTGAATGCTGATGACATGGCCGGGTTCGGCGTGCGCGAGGGGCAGGTGGTGACGATTGCCTCCGATGCCGGCCGGATGCGGGCGGTGGCACGGGCGTTCGATCTGCCGCGCGGCAGCGCCATGGCCTATTATCCTGAAGCCAATGTACTGGTTGGGACCGAAGTCGACCCGCGCAGCAAGACACCGGCGTTCAAATCGGTGAGCGTGCGGCTGGAACTGGACGGGGCGAGCGCATGA
- a CDS encoding DUF2461 domain-containing protein yields the protein MSATGFPQATLDFLSGIAAHNEKAWFDENRALYEAGYVAAGRAFVEEMGPRLKALSPSVQFAAKVNGSQSRINRDVRFSKDKRPYKTHLDLWFWHGEKRSWDCPGFWFRLTPDGVHLGCGLHGMGKETLESFRHSIVLPRSGKALVAAVEAVRANGDYEIGEKTRKRLPRGFEAPEERAEFLLYEGLTAGTSLPASAALEADFADICMSHFTATWPVGKWLLDEVATGA from the coding sequence ATGAGCGCGACGGGTTTTCCGCAGGCGACACTGGATTTTCTGAGCGGCATTGCCGCCCATAACGAGAAGGCCTGGTTTGACGAGAATCGCGCGCTGTATGAAGCCGGGTATGTCGCGGCAGGGCGCGCTTTTGTCGAAGAAATGGGGCCACGGCTCAAGGCGTTGTCGCCGAGCGTACAGTTCGCGGCCAAGGTCAATGGCTCGCAGTCGCGGATCAATCGCGATGTGCGCTTTTCAAAGGACAAGCGGCCTTACAAGACACATCTGGATCTGTGGTTCTGGCATGGCGAAAAGCGCAGCTGGGACTGTCCGGGCTTCTGGTTTCGCCTGACGCCGGATGGGGTGCATCTGGGATGCGGCCTGCATGGCATGGGCAAGGAAACGCTGGAATCATTCCGCCATTCGATCGTGCTGCCGCGCTCCGGCAAGGCGCTGGTGGCGGCGGTCGAGGCGGTACGGGCCAATGGTGATTACGAGATTGGCGAAAAGACGCGCAAGCGGCTGCCACGCGGTTTCGAGGCGCCCGAGGAGCGTGCGGAATTCCTGCTCTATGAAGGGCTGACGGCGGGCACATCATTGCCCGCCAGCGCAGCGCTGGAAGCCGATTTCGCCGATATCTGCATGAGCCATTTCACCGCCACCTGGCCGGTGGGCAAATGGCTGCTCGACGAGGTTGCGACGGGCGCCTGA
- a CDS encoding TolB family protein — translation MTNPKFTRRGRALQPGQRAELTIIKADGTDRTVIFTANEVIEAPNWTPDGNTLVFNAGGELWRIAATGGTPERIETGDLRDLNNDHVLSPDGQTVYVSSDDGHLYAVPITGGTPRRVSNTHTTPHHYYLHGISPDGDTLAYVAVEAPNGTRRINIFTIPTAGGPDTRLTDLDAPHDGPEYSPDGQWIYFNSERTSPGHAQCFRMAADGSNVEQLTDDERVNWFPHLSPDGASVVYISYPPDTQGHPADKDVILRFMRPDGADKRDIIAFFGGQGTINVNSWAPDSQRFAYVAYPLQD, via the coding sequence TTGACCAATCCGAAATTCACCCGTCGCGGGCGTGCCCTGCAGCCCGGCCAGCGCGCCGAACTGACCATCATCAAGGCGGACGGCACCGACCGAACGGTGATCTTCACCGCCAATGAAGTGATCGAGGCGCCCAACTGGACGCCCGATGGCAACACGCTGGTGTTCAACGCCGGCGGCGAACTCTGGCGCATCGCCGCGACCGGCGGCACCCCGGAACGGATCGAAACCGGCGATCTGCGCGATCTCAACAATGATCACGTGCTCTCCCCCGATGGCCAGACCGTCTATGTAAGCTCTGATGATGGTCATCTCTACGCCGTGCCGATCACCGGCGGCACGCCGCGCCGCGTCTCCAACACGCACACCACCCCGCACCATTATTATCTGCACGGCATCAGCCCCGATGGCGACACACTGGCCTATGTCGCCGTCGAAGCGCCCAACGGCACGCGCCGGATCAACATCTTCACCATCCCCACCGCTGGCGGCCCCGACACACGCCTCACCGATCTCGACGCGCCCCATGATGGCCCCGAATATTCCCCGGACGGTCAGTGGATCTACTTCAACTCCGAGCGAACTTCGCCCGGCCACGCCCAGTGCTTCCGTATGGCGGCCGATGGCAGCAATGTCGAGCAATTGACCGATGACGAACGGGTCAACTGGTTCCCGCACCTGTCGCCCGATGGCGCCTCGGTCGTCTATATCAGCTACCCACCCGACACCCAGGGCCACCCTGCCGACAAGGATGTCATCCTGCGCTTCATGCGCCCCGATGGCGCCGACAAGCGCGACATCATCGCCTTCTTCGGCGGTCAGGGCACGATCAACGTCAACTCATGGGCGCCTGACAGTCAGCGCTTCGCCTATGTCGCCTATCCGCTGCAGGACTAA